One stretch of Eggerthella lenta DSM 2243 DNA includes these proteins:
- a CDS encoding GGDEF domain-containing protein — translation MNDTYGHIEGDTLLHEVGKVLRSSFRESDVLGRVGGDEFLLLLKNIDLEVALDKLEQVKRQLAAVKVGSQGKALSVSMGVYVPEDDDLAYRDVFVKADEALYRAKRSGKNRICVHGR, via the coding sequence GTGAACGACACGTACGGTCACATTGAGGGCGATACGTTGCTGCATGAGGTGGGCAAGGTGCTGAGATCGAGCTTCCGCGAAAGCGACGTGCTGGGTCGCGTGGGCGGCGACGAGTTCCTGCTGCTGCTGAAAAACATCGATCTCGAAGTGGCACTGGACAAGCTGGAACAGGTCAAGCGCCAGCTTGCAGCCGTGAAGGTCGGCTCGCAGGGAAAAGCCCTGTCGGTCAGCATGGGCGTGTATGTGCCGGAAGACGATGACCTGGCGTACCGCGACGTGTTCGTGAAGGCCGACGAGGCGCTGTATCGGGCGAAGCGTTCGGGGAAGAACCGCATCTGCGTCCACGGCCGCTAG
- a CDS encoding LysR family transcriptional regulator produces the protein MLDFRVETFLTVCRTMNYTRAAEELNITQPAVSQHIAHLERDYGVPLFAYRNKKLQLTDAGALLRDALSTMAHDERLLRDRMRSSATGARVELSLGMTLTAGEYLVAAPLADYLRRHPELHVAVRSGGTSELLALLNAGEIDCAFVEGFFDKNAYAWDVFRTERLVCVCAADHEFAARPVRVEDLFDERLIVREPGSGTRAVLEHALAAQNLTVDGFAQASVVESLDVIKILVEHDLGISFLYEAAVARELAAGTLRVIDLEGLAILHDIAFIRLKNSVFEREFQNLFADL, from the coding sequence ATGCTGGATTTCCGTGTCGAAACGTTTCTGACCGTTTGCCGAACGATGAACTACACGCGCGCCGCTGAGGAGCTGAACATCACGCAGCCGGCGGTGTCGCAGCACATCGCGCACCTTGAGCGCGATTACGGCGTGCCGTTGTTCGCCTACCGCAACAAGAAGCTGCAGCTCACCGACGCGGGCGCGCTGCTGCGCGACGCGCTGTCCACGATGGCGCACGACGAGCGCCTGCTGCGCGACCGGATGCGCAGCTCGGCCACGGGCGCGCGCGTGGAGCTGTCGCTGGGCATGACGCTGACGGCAGGGGAGTACCTGGTGGCTGCGCCGCTGGCCGACTACCTCAGGCGACATCCTGAACTGCATGTCGCCGTGCGCTCGGGCGGCACGAGCGAGTTGCTGGCGTTGTTGAACGCAGGCGAAATAGACTGCGCGTTCGTGGAGGGCTTTTTCGACAAGAATGCGTATGCGTGGGACGTGTTCCGCACCGAACGGCTGGTGTGCGTGTGCGCGGCCGATCATGAGTTTGCCGCTCGGCCCGTGCGCGTGGAAGATCTGTTCGACGAGCGGCTCATCGTGCGCGAACCGGGGTCGGGCACGCGCGCGGTGCTCGAACACGCGCTGGCGGCTCAGAACCTTACGGTGGACGGCTTCGCGCAGGCCAGCGTGGTGGAGAGCCTTGACGTCATCAAGATCCTCGTGGAGCACGATCTGGGAATTTCGTTTCTGTACGAGGCGGCTGTGGCGCGCGAGCTGGCCGCCGGCACGCTGCGAGTCATCGATCTGGAGGGGCTCGCCATCTTGCATGACATCGCATTCATCCGCCTGAAGAACAGCGTTTTCGAGCGAGAGTTCCAGAACCTGTTCGCCGATCTCTGA
- a CDS encoding aldo/keto reductase, producing MRPEFETTPKLGFGCMRLPLLDPADQQSIDLEQFKQMVDAFIEGGGTYFDTAFVYHEGASEKALKEALVKRYPRDAYTVATKCLAWAAPSAEEAKSNLATSLERMGLDYVDFYLLHNVGGERTAKFDAYGMWDFALDAKERGLIRNVGFSMHDGADALDALLTAHPQMDFVQLQVNYLDWDDPVVEARRCMEVAAKHGVPVVIMEPARGGRLVELPQRVADVLRAANPDASLASWAYRFCCNQPNVLTVLSGMSNLDQVRQNVADYQANRPFSPEEQQALDAAVETLRGMASVPCTNCRYCVKDCPQGVVIPTILGLLNLELMTENRDFAKGLYSWQAAPGPASSCIACGACEAMCPQGIDIVHQLEVAAEHFEG from the coding sequence TTGAGACCGGAATTTGAGACCACGCCGAAGCTGGGCTTCGGCTGCATGCGCCTGCCGTTGCTTGATCCCGCCGACCAGCAGAGCATCGACTTGGAGCAGTTTAAGCAGATGGTGGACGCGTTCATCGAAGGTGGCGGCACGTACTTCGACACCGCGTTCGTCTACCACGAGGGCGCGTCCGAGAAGGCGCTGAAAGAGGCGCTGGTGAAGCGCTACCCGCGCGACGCGTACACGGTGGCCACGAAGTGCCTGGCCTGGGCCGCGCCCAGCGCCGAAGAGGCGAAAAGCAACCTGGCCACGTCGCTTGAGCGCATGGGGCTGGACTACGTGGACTTCTACCTGCTGCACAATGTGGGCGGCGAGCGCACGGCCAAGTTCGACGCGTACGGCATGTGGGACTTCGCGCTGGATGCCAAGGAGCGCGGCCTCATCAGGAACGTCGGCTTCTCCATGCACGACGGCGCCGATGCGCTGGACGCGCTGCTGACGGCGCATCCGCAGATGGACTTCGTGCAGCTGCAGGTGAACTACCTCGACTGGGACGACCCGGTGGTGGAGGCGCGCCGCTGCATGGAGGTGGCCGCGAAGCACGGCGTGCCCGTGGTCATCATGGAGCCCGCGCGCGGCGGCCGCCTGGTGGAGCTGCCCCAGCGCGTGGCCGACGTGCTGCGCGCGGCGAACCCCGACGCCAGCCTGGCCTCGTGGGCGTATCGCTTCTGCTGCAACCAGCCGAACGTGCTCACCGTGCTCTCGGGCATGTCGAACCTGGACCAGGTGCGCCAGAACGTGGCCGACTACCAGGCGAACCGCCCGTTCTCGCCCGAGGAGCAGCAGGCGCTGGACGCGGCCGTCGAAACGCTGCGCGGCATGGCCAGCGTGCCGTGCACGAACTGCCGCTACTGCGTGAAGGACTGCCCGCAGGGCGTGGTGATACCCACCATCCTGGGTCTGCTGAACCTGGAGCTTATGACCGAGAACCGTGATTTCGCGAAGGGCCTTTACTCGTGGCAGGCCGCCCCTGGGCCTGCCTCGTCCTGCATCGCCTGCGGCGCCTGCGAAGCGATGTGCCCTCAAGGCATCGACATCGTCCATCAGCTGGAAGTGGCGGCCGAGCACTTCGAGGGATAG
- a CDS encoding TDT family transporter, which yields MREIIRKVPIPTAGVALGLAALGNLLQPYTEIVHIVCGILSLVLIAMLGAKIALFPDMIRDDLHNSIMASVSATLFMTLMQLAGYLAPFAYIPAFALWSAAVVAHLALMGWFTARFISHFKLHEVFPTYFICYVGIVVASVTSPTFGMEAVGHLLFWFGFACYVVLLGLVTYRYMKHEIPESARPLFCIYTAPMSLSLVGYLATAPQPNLVFVLAMLVLAQVLFAVVLSRLPVLLRLRFYPSYAAMTFPFVITATALGKALAFFQANGLAVPEVLNVLFAAEAAVSVVMVGYVFIHYLHFFFMRIEEPKSAAVIRENKQTARFSEYFEN from the coding sequence GTGCGCGAGATCATCAGAAAAGTCCCCATACCCACCGCAGGCGTTGCGCTCGGTTTAGCCGCGTTGGGCAACTTGCTGCAGCCCTACACCGAGATCGTTCACATCGTCTGCGGCATCCTGTCGCTGGTGCTCATCGCCATGCTCGGCGCCAAGATCGCGCTGTTCCCCGATATGATTCGCGACGACCTGCATAACTCCATCATGGCCAGCGTCAGCGCCACCCTCTTCATGACGCTCATGCAGCTGGCCGGCTACCTGGCCCCCTTCGCGTACATTCCGGCATTTGCGCTATGGTCGGCGGCCGTTGTGGCGCACCTCGCGCTGATGGGCTGGTTCACCGCTCGCTTCATCTCGCACTTCAAACTGCATGAGGTGTTTCCAACCTACTTCATCTGCTACGTGGGCATCGTCGTAGCGTCCGTCACCTCTCCGACGTTCGGCATGGAGGCAGTGGGCCATCTGCTGTTCTGGTTCGGATTCGCCTGCTACGTCGTGCTTTTGGGCTTGGTGACGTACCGCTACATGAAGCACGAGATCCCCGAAAGCGCACGCCCGCTGTTCTGCATCTACACCGCTCCCATGAGCCTGTCCCTTGTAGGCTACTTGGCCACGGCTCCCCAGCCGAACCTCGTGTTCGTCCTGGCGATGCTGGTGTTGGCGCAAGTGCTGTTCGCCGTGGTGCTGTCGCGCCTCCCCGTTCTGCTGCGCCTTCGGTTCTACCCCAGCTACGCGGCCATGACGTTCCCCTTCGTCATCACGGCCACGGCGCTCGGCAAGGCGCTCGCGTTCTTCCAGGCTAACGGCCTTGCGGTACCCGAAGTGCTGAACGTCCTGTTCGCGGCCGAGGCGGCGGTGTCGGTGGTCATGGTGGGATACGTGTTCATCCATTACCTGCACTTCTTCTTCATGCGCATCGAAGAGCCGAAGAGCGCCGCCGTCATTCGCGAGAACAAGCAGACCGCCCGCTTCTCGGAGTATTTCGAGAACTAG
- a CDS encoding phosphate/phosphite/phosphonate ABC transporter substrate-binding protein codes for MAEGFLSRRQFVAGSAALAMAGMFGALTGCTAGGSGAAAGADTASASTGGDAASSTDPITMVWLPDNSSADLTSSREAIGAAITAACGREANLLTTTDYNVAIESIASGKAQMALLGPEGYVQANKKNPKVLAAFTNSDEDGGLEGACYYSRICVRKEDADQYKSGSGYSIENIKGKSFSFVSATSTSGFKVPSSGIVSEFGLDSSDELLEGGKFFSEVLFGNSHVGSLVNLLSGDADAAAFDDVDVDMYLDLVSGEANSIGAVYKAKDDAEAPVDSVRGKEFTIIAITPVLNSPICFNEEAISDDDRTKIIDYFCSDKVANDKAIFIDPEDESAKGLFEKDSEKTCFVKTDDAWYEPIRKLGGTA; via the coding sequence ATGGCAGAAGGGTTTTTGAGCAGGCGCCAGTTCGTGGCCGGCAGCGCGGCGCTGGCGATGGCGGGCATGTTCGGCGCTTTGACGGGCTGCACGGCCGGCGGCTCCGGCGCGGCTGCGGGCGCGGACACGGCTTCGGCCTCCACCGGCGGCGACGCAGCCTCTTCCACCGATCCCATCACCATGGTGTGGCTGCCCGACAACTCCTCGGCCGACCTCACCTCCTCGCGCGAGGCCATCGGCGCGGCCATCACGGCGGCATGCGGCCGCGAGGCGAATCTGCTGACCACCACCGACTACAACGTGGCCATCGAGTCCATCGCGTCGGGCAAGGCGCAGATGGCGCTGTTGGGCCCCGAGGGCTACGTGCAGGCCAACAAGAAGAACCCGAAGGTGCTGGCCGCCTTCACGAACAGCGACGAGGACGGCGGCCTCGAAGGCGCCTGCTACTACAGCCGCATCTGCGTGCGCAAAGAGGACGCCGACCAGTACAAGAGCGGCAGCGGCTACTCCATCGAGAACATCAAGGGCAAGTCGTTCTCGTTCGTGTCCGCCACCTCCACCTCGGGCTTCAAGGTGCCGTCGAGCGGCATCGTCAGCGAGTTCGGCCTCGACAGCTCCGACGAGCTGCTGGAAGGCGGCAAGTTCTTCAGCGAAGTGCTGTTCGGCAACTCGCATGTGGGATCGTTGGTGAATCTGCTGTCCGGCGATGCCGATGCGGCCGCGTTCGACGATGTGGACGTGGATATGTACCTCGACCTCGTGTCCGGCGAGGCCAACAGCATCGGCGCGGTGTACAAGGCCAAGGACGACGCCGAGGCTCCCGTGGACTCGGTGCGCGGCAAGGAATTCACCATCATCGCCATCACGCCGGTGCTGAACTCGCCCATCTGTTTCAACGAGGAAGCCATCTCCGACGACGACCGCACGAAGATCATCGACTACTTCTGCTCCGATAAGGTAGCCAACGACAAGGCCATCTTCATCGATCCCGAGGACGAGAGCGCCAAGGGCCTGTTCGAGAAGGATTCCGAGAAGACCTGCTTCGTGAAGACCGACGATGCCTGGTACGAGCCCATCCGCAAACTGGGCGGGACTGCGTAA
- the phnC gene encoding phosphonate ABC transporter ATP-binding protein: protein MSEVLGTPSVERQGFEPLLLLEGVTKSYDGWSKALDDVSLSVARGEFVSIIGCSGAGKSTLLRCVNRLIDPTQGSVVFDGDDVTHVRGRALRQTRRRIAMVFQHYNLVYRATAIENVLQGRLGYKSAVAGMLGLFSEDEKRRAFEILDQVGLADFAYARTDQLSGGQKQRVGIARALVQDPLLMLADEPIASLDPKSSRTVMEHLRWAADELGVACLANLHQVDFAMEFSDRIVALKKGRVVFDGAPHLLDEAAIADIYGTNEEAEAGSDFGERSVRQVGELSGSRTREADPERLGKAEAKDSSSPEVAA, encoded by the coding sequence ATGAGCGAGGTGCTGGGAACACCTTCGGTCGAGCGGCAGGGCTTCGAGCCGCTGCTCCTCCTTGAGGGCGTAACGAAAAGCTACGACGGGTGGTCGAAGGCGCTTGACGACGTGTCGCTTTCCGTGGCGCGCGGCGAATTCGTCAGCATCATCGGCTGCTCGGGCGCGGGCAAATCCACGTTGTTGCGCTGCGTGAACCGCCTGATCGACCCCACGCAGGGCAGCGTCGTCTTCGACGGCGACGACGTGACGCACGTGCGCGGACGGGCGCTGCGCCAGACGCGTCGCCGCATCGCCATGGTGTTCCAGCACTACAACCTGGTGTACCGTGCCACCGCCATCGAGAACGTGCTGCAGGGGCGCTTGGGCTACAAGTCCGCCGTCGCCGGCATGCTGGGTCTGTTCAGCGAGGACGAGAAGCGCCGTGCGTTCGAGATTCTCGACCAGGTGGGTCTGGCCGACTTCGCGTACGCGCGCACCGACCAGCTGTCCGGCGGACAGAAGCAGCGCGTAGGCATCGCCCGGGCGCTCGTGCAGGACCCGCTGCTCATGCTGGCCGACGAGCCCATCGCCAGCCTCGACCCGAAGTCGTCGCGCACGGTGATGGAGCACCTGCGTTGGGCGGCCGACGAGCTGGGCGTGGCGTGCCTGGCTAACTTGCACCAAGTTGACTTCGCCATGGAATTCTCCGATCGTATCGTGGCGCTGAAGAAGGGCCGCGTCGTGTTCGACGGCGCGCCGCACCTGTTGGACGAGGCCGCCATCGCCGACATATACGGCACGAACGAGGAAGCCGAAGCCGGAAGCGACTTCGGCGAACGAAGCGTTCGGCAGGTCGGCGAGCTATCGGGCTCTCGAACGCGCGAGGCGGATCCAGAAAGGCTCGGAAAAGCGGAGGCGAAGGATTCCTCCTCGCCGGAGGTGGCGGCATGA
- a CDS encoding EAL domain-containing protein, which produces MRALIDAHPDEAYVLVYGDIDRFKAYNDLFGTSAGDSLLADIGEMIRRNLPSNATAARLRADHFIGCFPRSLFDADRMLAVFNDWFAAYRQDFTFFVRMGVYSIDDPELDVNLMCDRALLALRAAKSGSAGSRYVLYDETLRASLLKEQQLAGEMTTALDRGQFVPFFQPQYCYATGRMIGAEVLARWKHPKRGLLGPAEFIPVFERNGLISRFDYYMWDQACRCLRAWIDAHGRDAVPHLSVNLSRADIYRSDLCSYLKGLVERYDVPPSLLNLEITESAYMESPDQLVGAVMELRRAGFTVEMDDFGSGYSSLNTLKDVPVDVLKLDMGFLDAHESSRGGLILASIVRMARWLNLPVIAEGVETQKQAAYLASIGCEYMQGYLFSRPVDRETFERMLMDGGRESVKRPIIENLQDDASEFWNADSPVTHFFNSYVGAAAIAEYDNRTLEIARANHQFAELFGMLDDLDAAERIRKDLLTQLLDEDRAALHEAILRAVRDRGDSESELRFRSGGRGRWIRVRIRLLSRAGNLSNLYLLAEETTQEQALRDRLAATRDTIPGGLAFYEVADRIRLLDFSDAAADMIGYTREEYQARTLDDALAVVHPEDRARVEAVAAELDAGASRSSCTMRVLRGDGKVAWLHLSASTMYRDETALYVVAVLIDVTNEKENEQRLKAQSELQCRLSDSVPCGIVRYTVDDEPRVLFVNRTGCEIFGYADFAAYRAGTAGGKIVPIHDDDDELHAKTVAALKAGAAPIGFTYRFVRSDGSMGWIEGTSALERDIDGRTVVQSAFLDVSDRQQKRYEQDIHRYSMVLCSVYDEIVEFDGENKTYRSLYSSGRTLADRTMPMEEALKFWTDHLPEPDDRLRLRAAIDECLADDGASPIACTYRMAFEDRSCWYQSILLRVSESAVLCCSKDVTEHVSNEDRRIMMRVLDTMGKLPVGVGVFAKRDGEVRLRYANDRLSTMFGDGLPGAPDNPDWDAPLELSEEVKRLDQRCVDQEFIADGNELDVGLRAVRDNGEAIDVRIQGRVAREPDGELVLYAVVSDVTAELRDQRERSWQNERYRLLSEMTHKMSFDYDSDSDTVLLYMDRTGKGMEAQVIPHYLETLSETRGKIIHPGSMDDVRRMFQHARSGANEVSAEYQADYFGKGYAWYRANLFVAHDVAGVWHLVGLIENIDDEHDLRFRAENDATTGLSNHTATQDLVASALADASVRRHSVCVALDIDDFK; this is translated from the coding sequence GTGCGCGCATTGATCGACGCCCATCCCGATGAGGCGTATGTTCTTGTGTACGGCGACATCGATCGCTTCAAGGCGTATAACGATCTGTTCGGCACTTCGGCGGGCGATAGCCTGCTCGCTGATATCGGCGAGATGATCCGCCGCAATCTGCCGAGCAATGCGACGGCGGCTCGGTTGCGCGCCGATCATTTCATCGGCTGCTTCCCGCGTTCTCTGTTCGACGCCGATCGCATGCTCGCCGTGTTCAACGACTGGTTCGCTGCCTATCGTCAGGACTTCACCTTCTTCGTTCGCATGGGGGTGTATTCCATCGACGATCCCGAGCTGGACGTCAACCTCATGTGCGACCGTGCGCTCTTGGCGCTGCGCGCCGCGAAGAGCGGTTCTGCGGGCAGCCGCTATGTGCTGTACGACGAGACGCTGCGTGCGTCGCTGCTGAAGGAGCAGCAGCTGGCGGGCGAGATGACTACCGCGCTCGACCGGGGGCAGTTCGTGCCGTTCTTCCAGCCTCAGTACTGCTATGCGACCGGCCGTATGATCGGCGCCGAAGTGCTCGCGCGCTGGAAGCATCCCAAGCGTGGTCTGCTGGGTCCCGCCGAGTTCATTCCCGTGTTCGAGCGCAACGGCCTCATCTCCCGCTTCGATTACTATATGTGGGATCAGGCGTGCCGCTGCCTGCGCGCGTGGATCGACGCGCACGGTCGCGACGCCGTGCCGCATCTGTCGGTGAACCTGTCGCGCGCCGACATCTATCGATCCGACCTGTGCTCGTATCTCAAGGGGCTCGTGGAGCGCTACGATGTGCCGCCCAGCCTGCTGAACCTCGAGATCACCGAAAGCGCGTACATGGAATCGCCTGACCAGCTGGTTGGAGCCGTCATGGAACTGCGCCGCGCCGGCTTCACCGTGGAGATGGACGACTTCGGCAGCGGATACTCGTCGCTGAACACGCTGAAAGACGTGCCTGTGGACGTGTTGAAGCTGGACATGGGCTTCCTCGATGCGCACGAGAGCTCGCGCGGCGGCCTCATCCTCGCCTCCATCGTGCGCATGGCGCGCTGGCTGAACCTGCCCGTCATCGCCGAGGGAGTGGAAACCCAGAAGCAGGCAGCATACCTGGCCAGCATAGGGTGCGAGTACATGCAGGGCTATCTGTTCTCGCGTCCGGTAGATCGCGAGACGTTCGAGCGCATGTTGATGGACGGCGGTCGAGAGTCCGTCAAGCGGCCGATCATTGAGAATCTGCAGGATGATGCATCCGAGTTTTGGAACGCGGATTCCCCGGTAACCCATTTTTTCAACAGCTACGTGGGCGCCGCCGCCATCGCCGAATACGACAACCGAACGTTGGAGATCGCGCGTGCGAACCATCAGTTCGCTGAGCTGTTCGGCATGCTCGATGATTTGGACGCGGCGGAGAGGATACGCAAGGACCTGCTGACGCAGCTGTTGGACGAGGATCGTGCCGCGCTGCATGAGGCTATTTTGCGCGCGGTGCGCGATCGCGGCGACTCCGAGAGCGAGCTGCGTTTCCGCAGCGGCGGACGAGGGCGTTGGATCCGTGTCCGCATCCGTCTGCTCTCGCGCGCGGGCAATCTCAGCAACCTCTATTTGCTTGCCGAGGAAACCACTCAGGAGCAGGCTTTGCGCGATCGGCTGGCTGCCACGCGCGACACCATTCCGGGCGGTCTGGCGTTCTACGAGGTGGCGGATCGCATTCGTCTGTTGGATTTCAGCGATGCCGCTGCCGATATGATCGGCTACACTCGCGAGGAATACCAGGCCCGCACGTTGGACGACGCGCTTGCGGTGGTGCATCCGGAAGATCGCGCACGCGTCGAAGCGGTGGCTGCCGAACTGGATGCGGGTGCGTCGCGGTCGTCGTGCACTATGCGCGTTCTGCGCGGCGACGGCAAGGTGGCGTGGCTGCATCTTTCAGCGTCGACGATGTATCGAGACGAGACGGCGCTGTACGTGGTGGCCGTGCTCATCGACGTGACGAACGAGAAGGAGAATGAGCAACGCCTCAAGGCGCAAAGCGAGCTGCAGTGCCGGTTGAGCGATTCCGTTCCGTGCGGCATCGTGCGCTATACGGTGGACGACGAGCCCCGCGTGCTATTCGTCAACCGTACGGGATGCGAGATATTCGGGTACGCCGATTTCGCTGCATATCGTGCTGGGACGGCGGGCGGTAAGATCGTACCCATCCACGATGACGACGATGAGCTGCATGCCAAGACGGTTGCGGCGCTCAAGGCCGGGGCGGCGCCCATCGGCTTCACGTATCGTTTCGTGCGAAGCGACGGCTCGATGGGATGGATCGAGGGCACGTCGGCGCTGGAGCGCGATATCGACGGCAGGACCGTCGTCCAAAGCGCGTTCCTGGATGTGTCCGACCGCCAGCAGAAGCGCTACGAACAGGATATACACCGTTATTCGATGGTGTTGTGCTCGGTGTACGACGAGATCGTCGAGTTCGATGGCGAGAACAAGACGTACCGCTCGCTGTACTCGTCGGGCAGGACGCTCGCCGACAGAACCATGCCCATGGAAGAGGCGCTCAAGTTCTGGACCGACCATCTGCCCGAGCCGGACGATCGCTTGCGCCTACGTGCCGCGATAGACGAATGCCTTGCAGACGACGGCGCCAGCCCTATCGCCTGCACCTACCGAATGGCGTTCGAAGATAGGAGCTGCTGGTACCAGAGCATTCTGCTGCGAGTGTCGGAGTCGGCCGTGCTGTGCTGCAGCAAGGACGTGACGGAACACGTGTCGAACGAGGATCGCAGGATCATGATGCGCGTGCTGGACACCATGGGCAAGCTGCCGGTGGGCGTGGGCGTGTTCGCGAAGCGCGATGGCGAGGTGCGGCTGCGCTATGCCAACGACCGACTGAGCACCATGTTCGGCGACGGGCTTCCGGGTGCGCCCGATAATCCCGATTGGGATGCGCCGCTTGAGCTGAGCGAAGAGGTGAAGCGGCTCGATCAGCGTTGCGTCGACCAGGAATTCATCGCGGATGGGAACGAATTGGACGTAGGTCTTCGTGCGGTGCGCGATAACGGAGAGGCGATTGACGTGCGGATCCAGGGCCGCGTAGCGCGCGAGCCTGACGGCGAGCTGGTTCTGTACGCAGTGGTCAGCGACGTGACGGCGGAGCTGCGCGATCAGCGTGAACGCTCTTGGCAGAATGAGCGCTATCGCCTGCTCAGCGAGATGACGCACAAGATGAGCTTCGACTACGATTCGGATTCCGACACGGTGCTTTTGTACATGGATCGCACGGGCAAGGGCATGGAAGCCCAGGTTATCCCTCATTATTTGGAAACGCTTTCGGAAACTCGCGGCAAAATCATCCATCCTGGCAGCATGGACGACGTGCGCAGGATGTTCCAGCATGCACGGTCGGGCGCCAACGAGGTGAGCGCCGAGTATCAGGCAGACTACTTCGGCAAGGGCTATGCCTGGTACCGCGCCAATCTGTTCGTTGCCCACGACGTCGCGGGCGTGTGGCATCTCGTAGGGTTGATAGAGAATATCGATGACGAGCACGATCTGCGGTTCCGTGCGGAAAACGACGCGACGACGGGGTTGAGCAACCATACCGCCACGCAGGATCTGGTTGCCTCGGCGCTCGCCGACGCATCGGTGCGGCGGCACAGCGTGTGCGTCGCGCTCGATATCGACGACTTCAAGTAG
- a CDS encoding GTP pyrophosphokinase: MADASQQPSDRRLAVEAQRGEGASRFPFLLTDDLRSPLDDLQRLRDAEVKTREIIQKYQAAMREMMVRFEILDQDLNLKKHRNPIHHLESRIKKPASIFEKLERYGKEPTLENLERFIMDVAGVRVICSYIHDVYNLLELLQKQDDLEIVEIKDYINNPKPNGYRSLHVIVRIPVYFLDKKELIPVEVQLRTIAMDFWASLEHDLKYKSVSEVQGIDSYDELKDCSRIIEDVESRMQILARALEMED, encoded by the coding sequence ATGGCAGACGCATCGCAGCAGCCGTCCGATCGTCGACTTGCAGTCGAGGCGCAGAGAGGCGAGGGGGCCAGCCGCTTTCCCTTTTTGTTGACCGACGACCTGCGCAGCCCCCTGGACGATCTGCAGCGTCTTCGTGACGCCGAGGTGAAAACCCGCGAGATCATCCAGAAGTACCAAGCTGCCATGCGTGAGATGATGGTGCGCTTCGAGATCCTCGACCAGGATCTCAATCTCAAGAAGCACCGCAACCCCATCCATCATCTGGAGTCGCGCATAAAGAAACCTGCCAGCATCTTCGAGAAGCTGGAGCGCTACGGCAAAGAGCCCACGCTGGAGAACCTCGAGCGCTTCATCATGGACGTGGCCGGCGTGCGCGTGATCTGCTCGTACATCCACGACGTGTACAACCTGCTGGAGCTGCTGCAAAAACAGGATGACCTGGAGATCGTCGAGATCAAAGACTACATCAACAATCCGAAGCCGAACGGCTATCGTAGCCTGCACGTTATCGTACGCATTCCCGTGTACTTTCTTGACAAGAAGGAACTCATTCCCGTCGAGGTGCAGCTGCGCACCATCGCCATGGACTTCTGGGCCAGCTTGGAACACGATCTGAAGTACAAGTCGGTGAGCGAGGTGCAGGGGATCGACTCCTACGACGAGCTCAAGGATTGCAGTCGCATCATCGAAGACGTGGAGTCGCGCATGCAGATCCTCGCTCGTGCGTTGGAGATGGAAGATTAG
- the mazG gene encoding nucleoside triphosphate pyrophosphohydrolase yields the protein MTASEPTPPIASPSPAAPLASQLAANPCSHPSFDQFVATIAALRAPDGCPWDRTQTHQSIAHNMIEEAYEAVDAIEAADVAHLREELGDVLLQVVLQSQIASDAGEFDINDVCADVNEKMVRRHPHVFGEAQAANAGDVLDLWERVKMAEKGAADEAADGAGERREGLLDGVPTSFPALMQAQKISRKAAAAGFEWDSLDGVWEKVREEIAELQEAYAVAPKAANGKVDAAAASAGAAVDPAAAEAAVAAVEDELGDVLFSLVNVGRRMGVDAEGALRSTCRKFRDRWAWMEQAAWQQGRTIEDLSSEERETLWNEAKKRERS from the coding sequence ATGACTGCCTCCGAACCCACGCCGCCCATCGCATCCCCGTCTCCTGCCGCGCCCCTCGCAAGCCAGCTTGCGGCCAACCCCTGCAGCCATCCGTCGTTCGACCAGTTCGTCGCCACCATCGCCGCGCTGCGCGCGCCGGACGGATGCCCGTGGGATCGCACGCAGACGCACCAGAGCATCGCGCACAACATGATCGAAGAGGCATACGAGGCGGTGGACGCCATCGAAGCCGCCGATGTCGCGCACCTGCGCGAGGAGCTGGGCGACGTGCTGCTGCAGGTGGTGTTGCAAAGCCAGATAGCTTCCGATGCCGGCGAGTTCGACATCAACGACGTGTGCGCCGACGTGAACGAGAAGATGGTCCGCCGCCATCCTCACGTGTTCGGCGAGGCGCAAGCCGCCAACGCCGGGGACGTGCTGGATCTGTGGGAACGGGTGAAGATGGCGGAGAAGGGCGCCGCCGACGAGGCGGCCGACGGTGCGGGCGAGCGGCGCGAAGGCCTGCTGGACGGCGTGCCCACCAGCTTCCCCGCGCTCATGCAGGCGCAGAAGATATCTCGCAAGGCCGCGGCCGCCGGGTTCGAGTGGGACTCGCTTGACGGCGTGTGGGAGAAAGTGCGCGAGGAAATCGCCGAGCTGCAAGAAGCCTACGCCGTCGCGCCCAAGGCGGCGAACGGCAAGGTGGACGCCGCGGCCGCTTCCGCAGGCGCGGCCGTCGACCCCGCCGCGGCCGAGGCGGCCGTCGCCGCCGTCGAGGACGAGCTCGGCGACGTGCTGTTCTCGCTGGTGAACGTGGGCCGCCGCATGGGCGTGGACGCAGAAGGTGCGCTGCGCTCCACCTGCCGCAAGTTCCGCGACCGATGGGCCTGGATGGAGCAAGCCGCCTGGCAGCAGGGTCGAACCATCGAAGACCTCTCCAGCGAAGAGCGCGAAACCCTGTGGAACGAGGCGAAGAAGCGCGAGCGATCGTAG